A portion of the Celeribacter baekdonensis genome contains these proteins:
- a CDS encoding site-specific DNA-methyltransferase → MKTKTRSSAASLPLNQILAGDCIDVMNSLPEGSVDLIFADPPYNLQLRGDLHRPDNSKVDAVDDAWDQFDSFKVYDDFTHEWLKAARRLLKPNGAIWAIGSYHNVYRMGAELQNLGFWILNDVVWRKSNPMPNFRGKRFTNAHETLIWASKNEAAKYTFNYEALKALNEGIQMRSDWVLPICNGGERLKNEEGDKAHPTQKPESLLHRILVGTTNPGDVVLDPFFGTGTTGAVAKMLGREFIGIEREEKYREVAEKRIAAVRKFDKDALHVSTSKRAEPRVPFGQLVERGMLRPGEELYSMNGRKKAKVRADGTLVSNDVKGSIHQVGAHLEGAPSCNGWTYWTFKRDGKNVPIDVLRQQIRAEMQ, encoded by the coding sequence ATGAAAACCAAAACCCGCTCGAGTGCGGCATCACTCCCGCTTAACCAAATTTTGGCTGGCGATTGTATTGATGTCATGAACAGCCTTCCCGAAGGCTCCGTGGATCTGATTTTCGCCGATCCGCCGTATAATCTACAGCTGCGTGGCGACCTTCACCGCCCGGATAATTCCAAAGTGGATGCCGTGGATGATGCTTGGGATCAATTTGACAGTTTCAAAGTCTACGATGATTTCACCCATGAGTGGCTCAAAGCGGCGCGTCGGTTGTTGAAACCGAATGGTGCAATCTGGGCGATTGGATCGTATCACAACGTCTACCGCATGGGCGCTGAGTTGCAGAACCTTGGATTTTGGATTCTCAACGATGTGGTGTGGCGCAAGTCGAACCCGATGCCGAATTTCCGGGGTAAACGCTTTACCAACGCTCATGAGACGCTGATTTGGGCGTCAAAGAACGAAGCCGCCAAATACACGTTCAATTACGAGGCGCTGAAGGCTCTGAATGAGGGCATTCAGATGCGCTCCGATTGGGTGCTGCCGATTTGTAACGGCGGTGAGCGCCTGAAAAACGAGGAGGGCGACAAAGCCCATCCGACGCAAAAGCCCGAAAGTCTGTTGCATCGCATTTTGGTTGGGACGACCAATCCGGGCGATGTTGTGCTTGATCCGTTCTTTGGCACCGGGACAACCGGCGCGGTCGCCAAAATGCTGGGCCGTGAATTCATCGGCATTGAGCGCGAAGAAAAATACCGCGAAGTTGCCGAAAAACGCATCGCTGCCGTGCGCAAGTTTGACAAAGACGCGCTGCATGTCTCCACGTCAAAACGCGCTGAGCCGCGTGTGCCGTTTGGCCAGTTGGTCGAACGTGGCATGTTGCGTCCGGGGGAAGAATTGTACTCCATGAACGGCCGCAAAAAGGCGAAAGTGCGTGCCGATGGCACATTGGTGTCGAATGATGTCAAAGGCTCGATCCACCAAGTGGGGGCGCATCTTGAAGGCGCGCCAAGCTGTAATGGGTGGACCTACTGGACCTTTAAGCGCGATGGCAAAAACGTCCCGATCGACGTGTTGCGCCAACAAATACGCGCGGAGATGCAGTAA
- a CDS encoding alkane 1-monooxygenase — MNLTEISPRNALPFWLSLGVVPLLWLSAFVGGWTLILVPLCAWYLIGALDAVLGLNTANPDPNTAESELFWYQLITMIWFPIQFANIFGLIWFVTHTDHLSTFETIVLFFGLGVSSGSIGIVYAHELFHQRNTLERWLGDLLLSSVLYSHFRTEHLLVHHKHVGTRRDAVTALYNEGFHHYFARVIHECPRSAWAAEKALLARKGVSPWHPRNPHFRYWTLQILMLILAILVGGVPGFFLFMWQALVAIWQLELTNYVEHYGLTRRHLGNGKYEHVMPHHSWNAAHMATNWLLINLQRHSDHHYKPDRRFPLLQNYDEDEAPQLPYGYTLMGVAAVIPPVWRRMMNPKVKAWRKRYYPDLATFEDWEPYKNGTNPLPRF; from the coding sequence ATGAATTTAACGGAAATCAGCCCCCGCAACGCCCTGCCCTTTTGGCTTTCGCTTGGGGTGGTGCCACTGCTTTGGTTGAGCGCTTTTGTTGGTGGTTGGACCCTTATTTTGGTGCCGCTTTGTGCATGGTATCTGATCGGCGCATTGGACGCGGTTTTGGGACTCAATACCGCCAATCCAGACCCGAACACAGCCGAAAGTGAGCTGTTTTGGTATCAGTTGATCACGATGATCTGGTTTCCGATTCAGTTTGCGAACATCTTTGGCCTGATCTGGTTTGTCACCCACACCGATCACCTCTCAACCTTTGAAACCATCGTGTTGTTCTTTGGGCTTGGCGTCTCCTCTGGCTCCATCGGCATCGTCTACGCGCATGAGTTGTTTCACCAAAGGAACACGCTGGAGCGCTGGCTGGGGGATTTATTGCTGTCGAGTGTACTCTATTCGCACTTTCGTACTGAGCATCTTTTGGTGCATCACAAACATGTCGGCACCCGCCGCGATGCGGTCACGGCGCTGTATAATGAGGGGTTTCATCACTATTTTGCACGAGTGATCCATGAATGCCCGCGTTCGGCATGGGCGGCAGAAAAGGCATTGTTGGCGCGCAAAGGAGTGTCGCCATGGCACCCACGCAACCCGCATTTTCGCTATTGGACGCTTCAGATCCTCATGTTGATCCTCGCGATTCTGGTCGGCGGCGTGCCCGGGTTTTTCCTGTTTATGTGGCAGGCGCTTGTGGCAATTTGGCAGTTGGAATTGACCAACTATGTCGAACATTACGGGCTGACCCGTCGGCATCTTGGCAATGGCAAATACGAACATGTCATGCCGCATCACAGTTGGAACGCCGCGCATATGGCGACCAATTGGTTGTTGATCAACCTGCAACGCCACTCTGATCATCATTACAAACCGGACCGCCGTTTCCCACTTTTGCAAAACTACGATGAGGATGAAGCGCCGCAATTGCCTTACGGTTATACGCTGATGGGGGTTGCCGCCGTGATCCCACCTGTGTGGCGGCGGATGATGAACCCAAAGGTCAAAGCTTGGCGCAAACGCTATTATCCTGACCTTGCGACATTTGAGGATTGGGAGCCGTATAAAAACGGCACCAACCCGCTCCCGCGTTTCTAA